CTGTAAATAATAATGTAATGGTTTTATGATAAAATATTTTTACGGCAAATACAATAGATGTTTTTAAATTCAACGGATTTGGTCAAATACTAAAACGTTTTAACGGAAAACTTCTTCAAACTTTTTACGGCTGCGGCAATGCACGGCCCCGTCTTCGGAAACGACGATGTCCATCGCGGCGTCGTGGAGCTCCATGGGAATCGGCGCAGTCATCATAGCGTTGCGGCACAGCAGTACCCGCAGGAAGGGCGCCTTCGCCAAGTAAGCGTCGTAAAATCCGCCGCCATAGCCTAGGCGCTGCCCTGCTTCGTTGCCGCTGACGCAGGGAATCAAGCCCAGGTCGATCTCATCGGGCTGCAGCAGCGGCGCATTCGGAGACGGCTCCAGTATGCCCCAGGTTCCGGCCTGCAGCTCGTCCAGCCCGCCGATTTCCCGCATCTCCATGACGCCTTTGCCGACGCACAAGGGGACGCCGACCCGTTTTCCGTCGGCCAGCATGCGTTTAATCAGGGGCTTCGTATCGATTTCATGGGCCATGCCGACATAGGCGCATACCGTACGGGCCGCCTGATAGGCCGGCAAGGATACTACATGGCGGTATATGGCCTCGTCAGCCTTCCGGCAGTATGCCGGCAGCAAGGTTTGCACCCGTTCCAGCAGCAGCCGTCTCAGCCGTTTCTTTTCTTCCCTCTTCGTCATCTGCTCCGCCTCCTGTATCAAAGTCTCATGGCTTCATTATAGCATACCCGCCGGCCCTTCCTGTACAGTCCCTATGAGCCGCCGTTAAGATATCTTATGTATTGATAAAAAAGTATAATAATTTTAACTTTTCCTCATGACAAATTAAAAATACCATGCTATAATATAGGTAAGAAATGCGGAAGCATTAGAAAGGGGTGAGTCCAGTGAACACAGAGATTATTGAACATGCGTCTGGAGGCAAAGGGCATCTTGTAAAAGAGCACCTATTGTCGGCGGAACAATTGCTGGGCAAGAATGACATGTTCGCGAGAGTCACTCTGGAACCTGGATGTTCCTTAGGCTATCATGTTCATCATGGCAACGCAGAGGCTTATTATATCCTTTCCGGTGAAGGCGAGTACGACGACAACGGCACAGTCCGAACCGTCAAAGCAGGAGATGTCACTTATACGTCGGACGGAATGGGTCACAGCATCGAAAACAAGGGCGGCGAAAACCTCGTTTTCATCGCGTTGATTATTAAAAACTAAATAATGTCCACTTATTTCGCTTGATGATTCGCCAATGTTCGTTAGTACTAACTTGTCGGATTTTAGTTCTTCGAGCTTTTCGAATACTTGCAGATTTGCAAATCAGGATAGTCCACAGTTTGAGACGAATGTATGTATTTAGCGAGGTTAAAGATACCAGAACCAAAAACCATATGAATATGAATCCTATACCATAAGGCCCGGTACGCATATGTCGCGTGTATACCGGGTCTTTATCATGGGTAAAGCAATCCCCTCGGCCAACAGGCTGAGGGGATTGTCCTTTATATGCTTCGGCTCGCCGCGGCCTTCATGGCCTTGACGTATTCGTAAATATGGGGGCCCGCTTCCGTTCCGTACTTGCCGATAATCTTGACGATGGCGCTGCCGACGATGACGCCGTCGGCGACGGCGGCGATCTGTTCGGCCTGCTCGGTCGTATTGATGCCGAAGCCGACTGCGCAGGGTACGTCGGTCACGCTTTTCGCCACGTCGATGATTTCCTTCAAGTCCGTCGTAATCTCGCTGCGCGTCCCCGTGACGCCCAGGGACGACACGATGTACAAAAAGCCCTGGCCAACGGCGGCGATTTCCTTGATCCGTTCCTTCGACGTCGGCGCGATCATGGCGATGATGTCGATGCCGTGCCGAGCTGCCTCGCCGGCAAATTCGCCCCGTTCCTCAAAGGGCACGTCGGGAATGATGACGCCGTCGACGCCCGTTTCGGCGCATTTTGCAAAGAATGCATCCTTTCCGTAATTGAAAATCGGATTGGCATAGGTCAAAAATACCAGCGGAACCTGAGACTGCTGCCGTACCATTTCGACGAGGCGGAACACGTCTTCCAGCCGCGTGTTGACCGACAGGGCCCGGATGTTGGCTTCCTGGATGACGACGCCTTCGGCGATGGGATCGGAAAAAGGAATGCCGATTTCCACCAAATCTGCGCCGGCCCGTTCCATCGTCAGGATATATTCGCAGCTTTTTTCAATCGACGGGTCTCCTGCCGTCAAAAATCCAATAAAAGCCTTGCCGTCTTTAAATGCGTTTTGAATCTTACTCATGGATGTCCCTCCCTTTATATCTGGCAATTGCCGCTACGTCCTTATCGCCGCGGCCCGATAAGCAGACGATCATCACGTCGTCCTTGTTCATCTTCGGCGCCAGCTGCATCGCGTGGTACACGGCGTGGGCGCTTTCAATAGCGCAGATGATGCCTTCCGTTCGGGCCAAATATTCAAAGGCTTCGACGGCTTCGTCGTCCTTTACGGGAACGTACTGGGCCCGGCCGCTTTCGTACAGATGGGCGTGCTCCGGCCCGATACCCGGATAGTCGAGGCCGGCAGAAATGGAATATACTTCGTCGATCTGCCCCTGGTCATTCTGGCAGAAAATCGATTTCATGCCGTGGAAGATACCGACGCTGCCTTTTGAAATCGTCGCGGCGTGGAATTTCGTGTCGATGCCCTTGCCGGCAGCTTCGCAGCCGATGAGCCGTACCGATTCGTCGCCGATGAAATGGTAAAACATGCCCATGGCATTGCTGCCGCCGCCGACGCAGGCCAGCACGGCCGCCGGGAGCTTTCCTTCCCGTTCCAAAATCTGCGCCCGCGCTTCCTGGCTGATGACGGACTGGAAGTCGCGGACCATCATCGGGAAAGGATGGGGCCCCATGGTCGAACCGATGACGTAATGCGTGTCGTCTACGCGGCTGACCCATTCGCGCATCGCTTCGTTGACCGCATCCTTGAGGACCTTCGTCCCCGTGGTGACGGCGTGGACCTTCGCGCCCAGCAGCTCCATGCGGTATACGTTCAGAGCCTGCCGTATCGTGTCTTCTTCGCCCATAAAGACTTCGCATTCCAAGCCCATAAAGGCCGCGGCCGTCGCCGTCGCCACGCCATGCTGG
This region of Megasphaera stantonii genomic DNA includes:
- a CDS encoding 5-formyltetrahydrofolate cyclo-ligase is translated as MTKREEKKRLRRLLLERVQTLLPAYCRKADEAIYRHVVSLPAYQAARTVCAYVGMAHEIDTKPLIKRMLADGKRVGVPLCVGKGVMEMREIGGLDELQAGTWGILEPSPNAPLLQPDEIDLGLIPCVSGNEAGQRLGYGGGFYDAYLAKAPFLRVLLCRNAMMTAPIPMELHDAAMDIVVSEDGAVHCRSRKKFEEVFR
- a CDS encoding cupin domain-containing protein — encoded protein: MNTEIIEHASGGKGHLVKEHLLSAEQLLGKNDMFARVTLEPGCSLGYHVHHGNAEAYYILSGEGEYDDNGTVRTVKAGDVTYTSDGMGHSIENKGGENLVFIALIIKN
- the trpA gene encoding tryptophan synthase subunit alpha, with amino-acid sequence MSKIQNAFKDGKAFIGFLTAGDPSIEKSCEYILTMERAGADLVEIGIPFSDPIAEGVVIQEANIRALSVNTRLEDVFRLVEMVRQQSQVPLVFLTYANPIFNYGKDAFFAKCAETGVDGVIIPDVPFEERGEFAGEAARHGIDIIAMIAPTSKERIKEIAAVGQGFLYIVSSLGVTGTRSEITTDLKEIIDVAKSVTDVPCAVGFGINTTEQAEQIAAVADGVIVGSAIVKIIGKYGTEAGPHIYEYVKAMKAAASRSI
- the trpB gene encoding tryptophan synthase subunit beta, with the translated sequence MSNGRFGLFGGQYIPETLMNEIHQLEKAYAFYKQDEEFQRELKDLLDNYANRPSLLYYAGKMTEDLGGAKIYLKREDLNHTGAHKINNALGQCLLAKKMGKTRVIAETGAGQHGVATATAAAFMGLECEVFMGEEDTIRQALNVYRMELLGAKVHAVTTGTKVLKDAVNEAMREWVSRVDDTHYVIGSTMGPHPFPMMVRDFQSVISQEARAQILEREGKLPAAVLACVGGGSNAMGMFYHFIGDESVRLIGCEAAGKGIDTKFHAATISKGSVGIFHGMKSIFCQNDQGQIDEVYSISAGLDYPGIGPEHAHLYESGRAQYVPVKDDEAVEAFEYLARTEGIICAIESAHAVYHAMQLAPKMNKDDVMIVCLSGRGDKDVAAIARYKGRDIHE